aaccgacttgtgagatttatatttatttaatttatatgaatttatatttatgttaatttatatacttcgatagcaatttgtataatgataagtggactgtatttctgcaataatctcaatctcacaaatcgatcctctacacattagggggggtttatatttatatatatgcagccaatcaaactacagtattaactacatacattgaaaaggttccttatcttatagtacagcaggttagtccaccaggtataactagggtgtagacaccaaattatcctctttgaggtagcttccatcacccagtaactggtgcacaaagtctttgcttcctcgtcttgacctgtcaaaagggcgctagctgtaaagccagattctatatatgacaagctatatcagagaaaacactatacatggaaccttaaagacctggcttaattacctttagtttgaggctcccacgtgctctaaccgggtcaccctatataatgacattaatggccataaatgaaaataaacgggtttcggaaagaacacttaacttgatttgttgacagcgtgttgaaaatggtacacccttggtttccataacactacgtccaagtaaaattaacaggagccgcatttgctcccgtgagcctctggtctagtctcaacaatggctgccctccttcctccctgatgcctggcttacattgtccacatgacagaaagtgatagaagggtcacatttactctactttaatattgataattaagttaatttatataagatgtttttatgatggtaaagtccaaagactaatgtatttaagaataattcccaccataataggtagagaatataatagtatgtggtgatgatatcccgttttctatagacggtaattccactacaagttacgttttctatgggttacttgttggtaatacagcagcaattatctgtatgatatattaaatggtgtcggattttccgacatcattCTTCAATCGCTGGTATACAGGATTCAGTGCTTCTTTTTTCCTTCTTTttcctaaccacttgggctggacagtagagggacggtctcgcttcatacgagACCGAAGtcagcattcaatccccgaccgttcacgtGGATAGGCAGCattccttccaccccccccccccccgtcccatcccaaatccttatcctgatccattccaagtgctatatagtcgtaatggcttggcgctttaccctgcTAATTTCCATTTATTGTAGCTTTCAACGAACTTGGATCGCTGTTCTTGGGCTTCGCGGAAGTCGTGGCTGTCCTACTTCTCGTTGACATTGTTGTATTGTCGCTCAAGGTTGTAGGCCTGGTGTCCAGTAGGAAATCATCATGTGTAGTGAAGCGGAGAGGGGATGGTGTTCTCACTGAGACATCTTCATCTGACGAATCAGTTGAATCAAAAGCTGAGGCGGTGTTCCTTGAAGGTTGAGTAGTAGTATGTCGTGGAGAGGGTTGTTGAGTGGTTGCTGTAACTACAGCTGGAGTAGAAGGTTCGGTGGGGGTATCCGTGGTTCGTTGAACGTCGGTAGTGATCTTCGTGGAAGGGGCAGGAACGGCTGGAGGGTTGTCTTCCTCTACTGGGTCAGATGGATGGTTAACAGCAGGTGTTGCAGGCTGTGCAGGTGTTGCAGGCTGTGCAGGTGTTGCATGCTGTGCAGGTATTGCAGGCTGTGCAGCTGCTGAGGCGGTTTCCGTTGATGATGAAGTCGCATGCTCTGAAGGAAGCACTGTCTCAGGAACTCTGAAGATAGTTAAGCCGTTGTTAGCATACAACAAGTTGAGAGTTGTGACGAACAAACTATTTTCAGACCCAGCAATCCTCTCAGCAAGGCGTGGCAGAGCAGGTATTAGGCTAGCACCTGAAGTAGGTCGAGACTAGGCTTGGATTGGATGTTGGGTCCCCCAGTGAGGTGGCTGGGAGGTCCGTAGCTGGGAGGCATCACCTGGCATAACAGGAAATTCTTATGATTGGTTGATGGGTCAGGGAAGGTTGAGCCGGATGCTGGCTGAAGCGGCATCGCTAGTGGTTGAAGGTCTACTCGTATCAGCCATTTTCATTATCTCCTCTTGTCGACGTGGGCAACGGTGGGAAAAAGCAACATGGTTATCACCGCAGAACACACAACATTAGATATTCGCCTTGCAAATGGAGTAATGATGGTCTTTTGCGCAGATGCTACACTTGCTGACGCCTTCCAGACAATCCTTGATTGAGTGTGTATACTTGTAACACTTGAAGCATTGTTGTAGCTCGTAATAGCGTTCCTTCTTGATCAAAAATGCTGAAATCGATTCCCAAGCACTTGATTCCTTGTGCGGCAGCAAAGTCTGCTCCAGCTATAGTGGCGAAGGTCAGCTTCATGGCCGAGTGCTTAGGGATGACATGGATATTTGTTGGTACCAAAGGGGGGAGGGTGTTCTCTGCTTCGATTGCGTCCGTAAAGTTCTTGAAGGAGGTAGTTGAGGAGCCAGTTGCTGGGTCTCCTGATGAAGACCGGTCTCCCAGCAAAGTGATGGCGAGAGAAATCAAGGGGGATATGCGCTTCATGGAGCGCATTGCGGATGGAAAGCAATTCAAAGTGGTCGATGTTATCCTCATTTGAGGATAAGAGAATAACCTCCGTACCCTCCTGATAGACATTTACTGGTGTGACGTTGGTGAAGGTTGAGAGGGGTTTGCATTAGGGTAGTCGTGCTGAACGCATGGTCGTCCCAAAATTGCGCCTTCACTCTCTGAAAGGTTCTTTTAGCATTGTGAAGCATGGTACCTTTGGATCTGTACCAGACACTTGTCACATTACTGAAGAAGGCCTTTCATCTCTTCCTGGTATAATGCACCAGGCTGGGAGTGGGGCTGACCGTCAAGCGTAAAGTGCTCGTGATGGTGATGTCTAGCAGAGCGGAGACGTCTGCTAACGACGACCGCTGAGTGCAGAACCATCTGTGATCATGAACATAGGTTAAGAAGTGATTATTTGATACCGAGTGAGTGTAAGCTAGGATACATGTGGTCAATTGTCTCCAGCTCTTATATTAATTCAGAGAAAATGCCCGTGCTTATCAGCTTGCTATCAGTAAGTGTCTGGGTTATGTTATAGCTTAATGGTACTATTGCTAACCATAAACTGATTTGGAAATATAACTCATTACCGGGTCTACAACAGCCTGGATTACAGTATTCAACTCTAATGATTTGTTAAATGAACTCTAAATAAAAGAGCTAAGTGTAAGAGAGGTGGATCTTAACGGTGAATCTTTGTACCAGAATACTGAGGGGTAATAATATTATAGACCAAAGTGAACTTGACCATTGGTACTGACCATTGGTTAAACATTATGGATGAGGGAGCTGACGAATACCAAAAAATATATCATCAAACAATGTGGAGTGAACACGAGCAACAGAGAACCCGAACGTAAATGCTCTTTATACAGATTGACAATGCTAAGCTTCGTAGTGATACATATACACACCCATACGTGATACATAGTAATAGGAGAGACCACCATGATTTATATATACTCCCATCTGATAATGACTTTTCTTTTTCTCTGCAGGTCTGAGAGCCAAGAGACTCAGGCGATGTAGAGTTCATCATAAGCCTGAGACAACACACATCACTGTAGATGTGATGACGCAAACGTAAGGTATGTGCTCACTGATTAATCTCATCCAATGAGCTAAGTTTCGTACTTGAATCTCACTTACAACACACAATTTTAGTATAGTTTAGCtgtgtaaatgccaaattccgatATTGCTGAAAAATTCGAAAATATTGCCTGTCAAGTATTTTTCACGACTTGAGCAGCGAAGATCATTGCTGGTGTTAGAACGAGTTTCTGGAGCTGGTATGAGGGAAAGTCCACTacagactcaccatagcccgtgctacttagaactgttgttccgagtagatgaatctaaaaacaataacaaatggtaCGAGGATTCTGAAATTAGAACCATGTATTAGTTATTACGCACGGGCCAGTGCAGAGAAGGTGCGTCGTCCCCAGTAGTGCTCACCCTTTTTTAACAAGGGAGTCCTACTGAGTCGTCCATTCCtccacactggtgcaaagacctcAGTCCCCCTTTCGCCCCAGCCTGGAAACCCAGCCATCCTTCCAGGGCAACCCCTCACAGGCAACTCCTCCAGCGGACGGTCCGATGaatcacaaggcccctacatggtgcccatCCGCACATAACACCCAAAGAGGGAGCGAAGGCAACCCTCACCG
The Procambarus clarkii isolate CNS0578487 chromosome 51, FALCON_Pclarkii_2.0, whole genome shotgun sequence DNA segment above includes these coding regions:
- the LOC138351816 gene encoding uncharacterized protein, translating into MRSMKRISPLISLAITLLGDRSSSGDPATGSSTTSFKNFTDAIEAENTLPPLVPTNIHVIPKHSAMKLTFATIAGADFAAAQGIKCLGIDFSIFDQEGTLLRATTMLQVLQVYTLNQGLSGRRASLIPALPRLAERIAGSENSLFVTTLNLLYANNGLTIFRVPETVLPSEHATSSSTETASAAAQPAIPAQHATPAQPATPAQPATPAVNHPSDPVEEDNPPAVPAPSTKITTDVQRTTDTPTEPSTPAVVTATTQQPSPRHTTTQPSRNTASAFDSTDSSDEDVSSVPTNEDPRIKRYYRHLPSTSSCLRAQLLCLLKLLQFTSPPHTVPLQGALYTVATCLDGG